Proteins from a genomic interval of Cucumis melo cultivar AY chromosome 7, USDA_Cmelo_AY_1.0, whole genome shotgun sequence:
- the LOC103493235 gene encoding uncharacterized protein LOC103493235, translating to MGGGFRVLHLVRPFLSFLPEVQSADRKIPFREKVIYTVIALFIFLVCSQLPLYGIHSTTGADPFYWMRVILASNRGTVMELGITPIVTSGMVMQLLVGSKIIEVDNNVREDRALLNGAQKLLGILIAIGEAVAYVLSGMYGSVSQLGVGNAILIIVQLCFAGIVVICLDELLQKGYGLGSGISLFIATNMCENIIWKAFSPTTINSGRGAEFEGAVIALFHLLITRTDKVRALREAFYRQNLPNVTNLLATVLIFLIVVYFQGFRVVLPVRSKNSRGQQGSYPIKLFYTSNMPIILHSALVSNLYFISQLLYRKYSGNFLVNLLGIWKESEYSNGQSVPVGGLAYYITPPSSLADMAANPFHALFYLVFMLSACALFSKTWIEVSGSSARDVAKQLKEQQMVMPGHRESNLQKELNRYIPTAAAFGGMCIGALTVLADFMGAIGSGTGILLAVTIIYQYFETFEKEKVSELGLFGF from the exons ATGGGAGGTGGGTTTAGAGTCCTTCATCTCGTCAGACCGTTCCTTTCGTTTCTTCCCGAGGTGCAGAGTGCCGATCGGAAAATTCCATTCAGAGAGAAGGTTATTTATACTGTCATCGCTCTCTTCATCTTCTTGGTATGCAGCCAGCTTCCTCTATATGGGATTCACTCCACCACGGGCGCAGATCCGTTTTATTGGATGCGTGTTATCCTAGCTTCCAATCGTGGTACTGTCATGGAGCTTGGGATCACCCCCATCGTCACATCTGGGATGGTGATGCAACTCCTCGTTGGGTCCAAGATTATTGAGGTCGACAACAATGTGCGGGAGGACCGTGCTCTCTT AAACGGTGCACAGAAATTGCTGGGTATCCTCATAGCCATAGGTGAAGCGGTTGCTTATGTTCTTTCCGGAATGTATGGTAGCGTTAGCCAACTTGGGGTGGGAAATGCTATTCTTATAATTGTTCAGCTGTGCTTTGCCGGTATTGTTGTCATATGCTTGGATGAGCTTCTCCAGAAGGGATATGGTTTAGGATCTGGAATTTCCCTCTTCATAGCAACGAACATGTG TGAGAACATTATATGGAAAGCATTTAGTCCGACCACCATTAACAGTGGACGAGGAGCTGAATTTGAAGGAGCTGTCATTGCTTTATTCCACCTGCTGATTACCCGGACGGACAAGGTTCGTGCATTGCGGGAAGCATTCTATCGACAGAATCTCCCGAATGTGACAAATCTGCTTGCTACGGTTTTGATCTTCTTAATTGTCGTCTACTTCCAAGGATTCCGGGTGGTTCTGCCTGTGAGGTCAAAGAACTCCCGTGGACAACAGGGTTCTTACCCAATTAAGCTTTTCTACACCTCCAACATGCCTATCATTCTTCACTCTGCTCTTGTTTCCAACCTTTATTTCATCTCTCAG TTGCTGTACAGGAAGTACAGTGGGAACTTCCTGGTGAATCTTCTGGGTATATGGAAGGAATCTGAGTATTCAAACGGCCAATCTGTCCCTGTTGGTGGCCTTGCTTATTACATTACCCCACCATCAAG CTTAGCTGATATGGCAGCCAATCCCTTCCATGCTTTGTTTTATCTCGTCTTCATGCTATCAGCATGTGCACTCTTCTCTAAAACTTGGATTGAAGTTTCTGGTTCCTCCGCCAGAGATGTGGCCAAGCAGCTGAAG GAACAACAAATGGTCATGCCCGGACACCGTGAATCTAACTTACAGAAAGAGTTGAACCGTTACATACCCACAGCGGCAGCATTTGGAGGAATGTGCATTGGTGCACTGACCGTGTTGGCTGATTTCATGGGAGCAATAGGTTCTGGAACTGGAATTTTGCTTGCAGTGACAATTATTTATCAGTACTTCGAGACTTTCGAAAAGGAGAAAGTCAGCGAATTGGGTCTGTTtggtttctaa
- the LOC127150144 gene encoding uncharacterized protein LOC127150144 isoform X2 gives MSDRSSFGIRGRISFMGHRRYLPQNHVWRRSRLHDGKVERKAPLVVMNGDEILEQLDQLEFPVISKHPSIQDKKRKRALNWTKKSIFFNLPYWSRLLLRHKLDVMHIEKNVCDNLIGTLLNIEGKTKDTTNTRLDLQDLKIRKDLHLVEVGNRLVKPHASYTLTTSERVEFCKFLKSVKFPDGFVSNISRCVHEREGKISGLKTHDCHVLLHRLLPIGIRAFLPKNVYTAITKLCNFFRDLCARTIRVSDLDRLQADIIIILCKLERIFPPAFFSVMVHLAVHLPYETKITGPVSYSWIYPIERSLRTLKQYVRNKARPEGSIAEGYVMNESSTFCSRYLRGIETRFTRDERNDDTIVENEVIGDFEIFKQKVRPLGASSVRAISEEEKRLFHLYILNNADENIRVSQETFEAPTSTCSKFYGFV, from the exons atgagtgatagatcgtccttcgggatacgaggtagaatatctttcatgggacatagacgctatcttccacagaatcacgtgtggcgtagaagtaggctacacgatggaaaggtagagcgtaaggctcctcttgtggtgatgaatggggatgaaatattagaacaactagatcagttggagtttccagttataagtaaacatccttcaatacaggataagaaaagaaagagagctcttaattggacgaaaaaaagtatttttttcaatcttcctTATTGGTCGAGACTtttgttacgtcacaaacttgatgtaatgcacattgagaagaatgtttgtgacaatttgatTGGTACGTTATTGAACATCGAAGGGAAAACGAAGGATACCACGAATACTCGGTTGGACTtacaagatctgaagataagaaaggatttacatcttgtagaagtgggtaaccgattggtgaagccacatgcgagctacacgttgactaccagtgaacgagtagagttttgtaagtttctgaaatcagttaagtttcccgatggatttgtttccaatatatcgagatgtgtgcatgaaagagagGGGAAAATATCAGGACTAAAAACGcacgattgtcatgttttattacatcgactactaccaattggtattcgagcattcttaccgAAGAACGTATACACTGCTATAAccaaattatgtaattttttccgTGACTTGTGCGCCcgaacgataagagtaagtgatctagatagattgcaagcagatatcataatcatactttgtaagttggaaagaatatttccacctgccttttttagcgttatggtgcaccttgccgttcacttaccatatgaaacgaaGATCACTGGTCCGGTTTCTTATAGTTGGATATATCCGATTGAAAGGAGTCTACGAACGTTAAAGCagtatgttagaaacaaagcacgtcctgaggggtcaattgcagaaggctatgtcatgaatgaatctagcaccttttgttcacgttacctacgtggtatagagactcggttcacaagagatgagcgaaatgatgataccattgtagagaacgaggtaattggtgactttgaaattttcaagcagaaagtacgacccTTAGGTGCATCAAGTGTTCGTGCTATATCAGAGGAAGAGAAACGACTCTTCCATTTGTACATACTGAATAATGCTGACGAAAATATcagagtatcgcaa gaaacatttgaggctcCAACGTCGACATGCTCAAAATTCTATGGATTTGTATAA
- the LOC127150144 gene encoding uncharacterized protein LOC127150144 isoform X1, whose translation MSDRSSFGIRGRISFMGHRRYLPQNHVWRRSRLHDGKVERKAPLVVMNGDEILEQLDQLEFPVISKHPSIQDKKRKRALNWTKKSIFFNLPYWSRLLLRHKLDVMHIEKNVCDNLIGTLLNIEGKTKDTTNTRLDLQDLKIRKDLHLVEVGNRLVKPHASYTLTTSERVEFCKFLKSVKFPDGFVSNISRCVHEREGKISGLKTHDCHVLLHRLLPIGIRAFLPKNVYTAITKLCNFFRDLCARTIRVSDLDRLQADIIIILCKLERIFPPAFFSVMVHLAVHLPYETKITGPVSYSWIYPIERSLRTLKQYVRNKARPEGSIAEGYVMNESSTFCSRYLRGIETRFTRDERNDDTIVENEVIGDFEIFKQKVRPLGASSVRAISEEEKRLFHLYILNNADENIRVSQVSIFIIFVIFKYLLYIVLT comes from the coding sequence atgagtgatagatcgtccttcgggatacgaggtagaatatctttcatgggacatagacgctatcttccacagaatcacgtgtggcgtagaagtaggctacacgatggaaaggtagagcgtaaggctcctcttgtggtgatgaatggggatgaaatattagaacaactagatcagttggagtttccagttataagtaaacatccttcaatacaggataagaaaagaaagagagctcttaattggacgaaaaaaagtatttttttcaatcttcctTATTGGTCGAGACTtttgttacgtcacaaacttgatgtaatgcacattgagaagaatgtttgtgacaatttgatTGGTACGTTATTGAACATCGAAGGGAAAACGAAGGATACCACGAATACTCGGTTGGACTtacaagatctgaagataagaaaggatttacatcttgtagaagtgggtaaccgattggtgaagccacatgcgagctacacgttgactaccagtgaacgagtagagttttgtaagtttctgaaatcagttaagtttcccgatggatttgtttccaatatatcgagatgtgtgcatgaaagagagGGGAAAATATCAGGACTAAAAACGcacgattgtcatgttttattacatcgactactaccaattggtattcgagcattcttaccgAAGAACGTATACACTGCTATAAccaaattatgtaattttttccgTGACTTGTGCGCCcgaacgataagagtaagtgatctagatagattgcaagcagatatcataatcatactttgtaagttggaaagaatatttccacctgccttttttagcgttatggtgcaccttgccgttcacttaccatatgaaacgaaGATCACTGGTCCGGTTTCTTATAGTTGGATATATCCGATTGAAAGGAGTCTACGAACGTTAAAGCagtatgttagaaacaaagcacgtcctgaggggtcaattgcagaaggctatgtcatgaatgaatctagcaccttttgttcacgttacctacgtggtatagagactcggttcacaagagatgagcgaaatgatgataccattgtagagaacgaggtaattggtgactttgaaattttcaagcagaaagtacgacccTTAGGTGCATCAAGTGTTCGTGCTATATCAGAGGAAGAGAAACGACTCTTCCATTTGTACATACTGAATAATGCTGACGAAAATATcagagtatcgcaagtaagcatattcatcatctttgtaatttttaaatatttgttatatattgttcttacataa
- the LOC103492937 gene encoding protein ROOT INITIATION DEFECTIVE 3-like, translating into MTMPSSPQEVVLASSPDGPIVAYDASTGTPLANFNSSRSPRRGITRAGKSFIAVSHICPVTASGSIHIYNWWTSSAFQCLTVPEPVAPLTATPDGFYLFAGGLSGYIHILSLPSGDVLNSLPAHKKPVSCLKLSADGSLLISGGDDGTIVVMPIFQLVQAKPRENATEHILHQFLAHTDSVTSIYSGMGISSTKIVSCSLDARCKFWSLLSGTILHTVVFPCAIFSVVLEPSEIEFFAAGSDGLVYKGSLRHNNKHRRGTDYDLIPQISNDLVYKRSLRHKNKHLTGTSFELIPWSPKHEAAVVSIVIVNEGKHLISAAEDGSIWVWEVKKGQVIMALENEMGSISDLVMATERAHGKEQCVRTDRHGREIKISERFRLPIKMLGLSIKETVDMQGELAAAGSDVRRAIEMLESAIAVYEKMLELILKEAEASYNQREETQ; encoded by the coding sequence ATGACTATGCCATCTTCTCCACAAGAAGTTGTCCTTGCCAGCTCTCCTGATGGTCCCATTGTTGCCTATGATGCCTCCACAGGCACCCCTCTAGCCAACTTCAACAGTAGCCGCTCGCCTCGCCGTGGCATCACCCGAGCCGGGAAAAGTTTCATAGCTGTCTCCCACATTTGCCCGGTCACTGCTTCGGGTTCAATCCATATTTACAATTGGTGGACTTCATCTGCCTTCCAATGCCTCACTGTCCCAGAACCCGTTGCCCCTCTCACAGCCACTCCTGATGGTTTTTATCTGTTTGCTGGTGGCCTTTCAGGCTACATCCATATTCTCTCTCTTCCATCGGGGGATGTTCTCAACTCTCTACCTGCACACAAAAAGCCAGTCTCTTGCCTTAAACTTAGTGCGGATGGGTCACTTCTCATTTCAGGTGGGGATGATGGCACAATTGTTGTCATGCCAATCTTTCAACTTGTACAAGCCAAACCACGAGAAAATGCAACCGAACACATTCTGCATCAGTTTTTAGCACATACTGATTCGGTGACTTCCATTTACTCGGGCATGGGGATATCCAGTACCAAAATAGTCTCCTGCTCATTGGATGCCAGATGCAAATTTTGGAGCTTGCTCTCAGGAACCATCTTGCACACCGTGGTATTCCCTTGTGCCATTTTCAGTGTGGTCTTAGAACCATCAGAGATAGAATTTTTCGCTGCAGGATCTGACGGCTTGGTGTACAAGGGATCGTTGAGACATAACAACAAACACCGTAGGGGCACAGACTATGACCTAATTCCACAAATCTCCAATGACTTAGTGTACAAGCGCTCATTGAGGCATAAAAACAAACACCTAACAGGCACTAGCTTTGAACTAATTCCATGGTCGCCAAAGCACGAGGCTGCAGTTGTTTCTATAGTCATAGTAAACGAAGGAAAGCACTTAATATCTGCAGCAGAAGATGGGAGCATCTGGGTCTGGGAAGTGAAGAAAGGGCAGGTCATAATGGCCCTTGAGAATGAGATGGGAAGCATAAGCGATTTGGTGATGGCCACAGAAAGAGCCCATGGTAAAGAACAGTGTGTCAGAACAGACAGGCATGGAAGAGAAATAAAAATTAGTGAGAGGTTTAGATTACCCATTAAAATGTTGGGGTTGTCGATAAAAGAAACAGTTGATATGCAAGGCGAGCTGGCAGCGGCCGGAAGCGACGTGAGGAGAGCCATTGAGATGCTGGAATCAGCCATTGCTGTGTATGAGAAGATGTTAGAATTAATCCTCAAGGAAGCCGAAGCAAGCTACAATCAAAGAGAAGAAACACAATGA
- the LOC103492938 gene encoding B-box zinc finger protein 22, whose amino-acid sequence MKIQCNVCEMAEATVLCCADEAALCWACDEKIHAANKLASKHQRVPLSGSSSQMPKCDICQEASGYIFCLEDRALLCRKCDVAIHTANTYVTGHQRFLLTGVKVALEPTDPVACSSMAKSHSREKSTETKVRPPSEREFSMPSPTELSRSLSVLGGSEDFMANRTLLTGSGDSGSGGFSQWQMDELISLTGFNQNYGYMDNGSSKADSGKLGDSDSSPVLRAADIELDDDDECSGQVPEASWTVPQIPSPPTASGLYWPRSYHNSMDGAVFVPDICSSEKVQHCSRNGTFSKRRRQF is encoded by the exons ATGAAGATTCAGTGCAACGTCTGTGAGATGGCTGAAGCCACCGTTCTGTGTTGTGCTGATGAGGCGGCGCTGTGCTGGGCCTGTGATGAGAAGATTCATGCGGCCAACAAGCTTGCAAGCAAGCACCAGAGAGTTCCTCTCTCTGGTTCTTCATCTCAGATGCCTAAATGCGACATCTGTCAG GAAGCTAGTGGATATATCTTCTGTTTAGAGGATCGGGCGTTACTTTGCAGGAAGTGTGATGTTGCCATACACACGGCAAATACTTATGTAACTGGTCACCAACGCTTTCTGCTTACTGGTGTGAAAGTGGCACTTGAGCCTACCGATCCTGTTGCTTGTTCTTCCATGGCTAAGTCACATTCTCGAGAGAAGTCTACTGAAACTAAAGTTAGACCACCATCTGAAAGGGAATTCTCGATGCCTTCTCCTACTGAACTCAGCAGAAGCCTGTCTGTACTAGGTGGATCTGAGGACTTTATGGCAAATAGAACGTTGCTTACCGGAAGCGGGGATTCTGGTTCTGGTGGCTTTTCACAGTGGCAAATGGATGAACTTATTAGTCTTACCGGATTCAATCAGAACTATGGGTATATGGACAACGGATCATCCAAG GCTGATAGTGGAAAGCTTGGGGATTCTGATTCATCACCAGTTTTGAGAGCTGCTGACATTGAACTGGACGATGACGATGAATGTTCGGGTCAGGTTCCAGAAGCTTCCTGGACTGTGCCTCAGATTCCCTCTCCGCCTACAGCGTCAGGCTTATACTGGCCAAGGAGTTACCATAATTCTATGGATGGTGCTGTTTTTGTTCCTGACATCTGTTCTTCGGAAAAGGTTCAACATTGCTCACGTAATGGTACATTTTCGAAACGAAGAAGACAGTTCTAG
- the LOC127150143 gene encoding uncharacterized protein LOC127150143 — translation MTSTSTSTDGPFYKINPSHHFYSLVSCLSHLEKTTHNIKAKLKPDQLALFRKTKFGHFLDLNIVFNGPLIHYLLLREVEDEGKDSISFLLGGVVCTFGRREFNIVTGLWGPKEDYIQLGGNSRLLEKFFKDKDCVYVSDLEDIFLEYEGDDDDIVKLALVYFIEISLLGKDRRTKVDIGFLKIADDWNSFNNYDWGRIVFVRTLSALKRALDKQYAKGKKKSTQTKKYTINGFPHALQVWAYESIPTIIGCGVDKVNDHAIPRMLRWVCQQSPKSQTISQVFDSPMFIIKAVIEMTPEEEQLKIASGELFENFRSSTIIQSKNGGSKRVREVVNDEDELKKSKKQKSKIKMKKAIRNLQDRVAVVEGQLNTIKSDIDELKGLMSTILKHIGLQRKGDEGDHKVSEGLEDEHIEVKKKGDEDVLEKKVDIGLEEPIDVVDDEDVIEIEPFLTQRPHVRPARRKRASVYLSTPFTTLPKRSLTSTTSTSESEAIVYDPMHKILDVHLDRLRAWITDKRTDDELRETFHGKKSKAFFRDLFMCRRWLSDEHLDALFLFIRLKIKAAGIPSSQNFTTADTIFMRILVSKWPLYKECIKENRPFDWDEEYRLVDYVVGSKVDFQDPWASVDYVYSPFNVHGNHWVLLCLDLVSCQVKVWDSLPSLTTAEEMTNILLPIRQLVPKLLDSTGFFDRRGRSSTYKEPWPVVIVDPIPLQRNNCDCGVFAIKYFEYIAAGVGLDTLCQENMSYFRKQLAFQVWTNQHSYVLKY, via the exons atgacatcgacttcaacatcgaccgacggacccttctacaagattaatccttcccatcatttttattccctagtaagctgtttgtctcatttggaaaagacaacacataatattaaggccaaactcaaacccgatcaattagccttatttaggaaaacaaagtttgggcactttttggacctaaatattgtcttcaatgggccactcatccactacttactgttaagggaggtggaagatgaaggaaaggattctataagtttcctactagggggcgttgtttgtactttcggtaggagagagtttaacatcgtaactggactatggggtcctaaagaggactatattcagttgggtgggaacagtcgactgttggagaagtttttcaaagacaaggactgtgtttacgttagcgacttagaagatatatttttggaatacgagggtgatgacgatgatatcgtcaaattagctttagtctactttatagagatatctttgttgggaaaagataggcgaaccaaagtggacattggttttttgaagattgctgatgattggaattcatttaataattatgattggggtcggattgtttttgtacgcacgctaagtgcattgaaaagagccttggacaagcaatatgccaagggaaagaagaaatcaacacagacaaaaaaatatactatcaatggatttccgcatgcattacag gtttgggcatatgagtctataccaaccatcattggatgtggtgtagataaagtaaacgatcatgccataccacgaatgctgaggtgggtgtgccaacaatcaccaaagtcccaaactataagccaggtgtttgactcgccaatg tttataattaaggcggtcattgagatgacacctgaagaggagcaattgaaaattgcttcaggtgaactttttgaaaacttccgctcatctaccattattcagtcgaagaatggtggttcaaaaagagtacgagaagttgttaacgatgaagatgagttgaaaaagagtaagaaacagaagtccaagattaagatgaaaaaggctattcgaaatctccaagatcgagtagcggttgttgaaggccaacttaatactataaaatccgatattgacgaattgaagggcctgatgtcaaccatattgaagcacattggacttcaaagaaag ggtgacgaaggggaccacaaggtgtccgaaggcttggaggatgaacacattgaagttaaaaagaag ggtgacgaagatgtgttggagaagaaggttgatattggtttagaggagccaatagatgtcgttgacgatgaggacgtcatagagatagaaccatttctcactcaacgaccacacgttcggcccgcccgtaggaagcgtgcaagtgtttacctatcaaccccattcacaactctacctaaacggtctctgacatcaaccaccagcacctctgagtctgaagcaattgtttatgatcctatgcacaaaatacttgacgtccatttagatagacttcgagcgtggattacagacaagcgtacagacgatgagctgcgtgaaacctttcatgggaaaaaatcgaaggcttttttcagagacttgtttatgtgtcgccggtggttgtcggatgag catttggatgcactttttcttttcattcgcttgaagattaaggcagccgggataccttcttctcagaacttcacaactgcggacacaatctttatg cgcattttagtttcgaagtggcccctatacaaagaatgtattaaagagaatcgcccgtttgactgggacgaagagtataggttggttgactatgttgtcgggtcaaaagtggacttccaagatccttgggcaagtgttgattacgtttactctccattcaatgtccatggcaaccattgggttctattatgcttggatttggtaagttgtcaagtgaaggtatgggattcgcttccgtcacttacaactgccgaagagatgacaaacatattactgcccattcgacagttggtgccaaagttgttagatagtactggcttctttgataggagaggtagatcatcgacatacaaggaaccttggccagttgtcattgttgacccaattccacttcaacgaaataattgtgattgtggcgtattcgcaattaagtattttgagtacatagctgctggtgttggtttagatacattatgtcaagaaaacatgtcatactttagaaaacaattagcatttcaagtATGGAccaaccaacactcctatgtattgaaatattaa